The Bos indicus x Bos taurus breed Angus x Brahman F1 hybrid chromosome 10, Bos_hybrid_MaternalHap_v2.0, whole genome shotgun sequence genome has a segment encoding these proteins:
- the VRTN gene encoding vertnin produces MTSREQLVQHVLQELQEAVESEGLEGLVGAALEAKQVLSSFALPTRRGGGPGPQVLEVDSVALSLYPEDAPRNMLPLVCQGEGSLLFEAASLLLWGDAGLSLELRARTVVEMLLHRHYYLQGMIDSKVMLQAVRYSLRSEESPEMTSLPSATLEAIFDADVKATCFPSSFSNVWHLYALASVVQRNIYSIYPLRNLKIRPYFNRVIRPRRCDHTPATLHIMWAGQPLSGHLFRHQYFAPVVGLEEVEAESAHPGPAPLPPPAKTLELLNREPGLSYSHLGEHSSVTKSTFYRWRRQSQEHRQKVATRFSAKHFLQDSFHRGGVVPLQQFLQRFPEISRSTYYAWKHELVGSGACQALTPTEELTKLPERQVAEGLGCSSTAASSPGVVFMQRAKLYLEHCIALNTLVPYRCFKRRFPGISRSTYYNWRRKALRRNPSFKPVPALLESGPPQPVPVGEKALLPWKGGEVGEGAAKATGGGPPAPRAFLPLRVPLSRWQRRLRRAARKQVLGGHLPFCRFRLRYPSLSPSSFWVWKSLARSWPGSLSKLHIPAPTLGRGSRKEAEEKEAGRNVIAAVAPPEGTWPMAASPGQDPRKATGGPSREGALQEGPTAQGRPPSGSLSSHPVVTAAAAGGRDGQVLVMDMLATTKFKAQAKLFLQKRFQSKSFPSYKEFSTLFPLTARSTYYMWKRALYDGLTLVDG; encoded by the coding sequence ATGACCTCTCGGGAGCAGCTGGTGCAGCACGtgctgcaggagctgcaggaggcgGTGGAGTCAGAGGGCCTGGAGGGTCTCGTCGGTGCCGCTCTGGAGGCCAAGCAGGTCCTGTCCTCCTTCGCTCTCCCCACCCGCCGTGGCGGGGGCCCCGGCCCCCAGGTGCTGGAGGTGGACTCGGTGGCCCTGAGCCTGTATCCGGAGGATGCGCCCCGGAACATGCTGCCGCTGGTGTGCCAGGGCGAGGGCAGCCTGCTCTTCGAGGCGGCCAGCCTGCTGCTGTGGGGTGACGCGGGCCTCAGCCTGGAGCTGCGGGCGCGCACGGTGGTGGAGATGCTGCTCCACCGCCACTACTACCTCCAGGGCATGATCGACTCCAAGGTGATGCTGCAGGCGGTGCGCTACTCCCTGCGCTCCGAGGAGTCCCCGGAGATGACCAGCCTGCCGTCCGCCACGCTCGAGGCCATCTTCGACGCGGACGTCAAGGCCACCTGCTTTCCCAGCAGCTTCTCCAACGTGTGGCACTTGTACGCCCTCGCCTCGGTGGTCCAGCGCAACATCTACTCCATCTACCCGCTGCGCAACCTCAAGATCCGGCCGTACTTTAACCGTGTCATCCGCCCGCGCCGCTGCGACCACACGCCCGCCACGCTGCACATCATGTGGGCTGGCCAGCCGCTCAGTGGCCACCTCTTCCGCCACCAGTACTTTGCACCCgtggtggggctggaggaggtggAGGCCGAGAGCGCCCACCCTGGCCCGGCTCCGCTGCCCCCGCCCGCCAAGACCTTGGAGCTGCTCAACCGCGAGCCTGGCCTCAGCTACTCGCACCTGGGAGAGCACTCCAGCGTCACTAAGAGCACCTTCTACCGCTGGCGGCGGCAGTCCCAGGAGCACCGGCAGAAGGTGGCCACTCGCTTCTCGGCCAAGCACTTCCTGCAGGACAGCTTCCACCGCGGGGGCGTCGTGCCACTGCAGCAATTCCTGCAGAGGTTCCCCGAGATCTCCCGCTCCACCTATTACGCTTGGAAGCACGAGCTCGTGGGTTCTGGGGCCTGCCAGGCCCTGACCCCCACGGAGGAGCTGACGAAGCTGCCGGAGCGGCAGGTTGCCGAGGGGCTGGGATGCTCCTCGACGGCCGCGTCCAGCCCTGGCGTGGTCTTCATGCAGCGGGCCAAATTGTACCTGGAGCACTGCATTGCCCTGAATACTCTGGTACCCTACCGCTGCTTCAAACGCCGCTTCCCGGGCATCTCCAGGTCCACCTACTACAACTGGCGCCGAAAAGCTCTCCGAAGGAACCCCAGCTTCAAGCCAGTGCCGGCCCTCCTGGAGTCTGGGCCTCCCCAGCCAGTGCCGGTGGGCGAAAAGGCCTTGCTCCCTTGGAAGGGTGGTGAGGTCGGAGAGGGGGCAGCAAAAGCCACGGGTGGGGGCCCACCCGCTCCGCGGGCGTTCCTGCCCCTGAGAGTGCCGTTGTCCCGCTGGCAGAGGCGCCTGCGCAGAGCGGCCCGCAAGCAGGTGCTTGGTGGGCACCTCCCTTTCTGTCGCTTCCGTCTCCGCTACCCGAGCTTGTCGCCTTCCTCCTTTTGGGTCTGGAAGAGTCTGGCCCGAAGCTGGCCCGGAAGCCTGTCCAAGCTCCATATCCCGGCCCCCACCTTGGGCagagggagcaggaaggaggcagaggagaaagaagcTGGCAGGAATGTGATAGCTGCCGTGGCCCCCCCTGAAGGGACTTGGCCAATGGCAGCTTCTCCAGGGCAGGATCCAAGGAAGGCCACAGGAGGGCCTTCCAGAGAGGGGGCCCTGCAAGAGGGGCCCACGGCCCAGGGTCGGCCCCCCAGTGGGTCCTTGTCCAGTCACCCTGTGGTGACAGCAGCCGCGGCAGGGGGCCGGGACGGCCAGGTGCTGGTGATGGACATGCTGGCCACCACGAAGTTCAAGGCCCAGGCCAAGCTGTTCCTGCAGAAGCGCTTCCAGTCCAAGAGCTTCCCCTCCTACAAGGAATTCAGCACCCTCTTCCCCCTCACCGCCCGCTCTACCTACTACATGTGGAAACGCGCCCTCTACGATGGTCTTACTCTGGTGGACGGCTGA